Proteins co-encoded in one Hemitrygon akajei unplaced genomic scaffold, sHemAka1.3 Scf000080, whole genome shotgun sequence genomic window:
- the LOC140722552 gene encoding LOW QUALITY PROTEIN: uncharacterized protein (The sequence of the model RefSeq protein was modified relative to this genomic sequence to represent the inferred CDS: deleted 1 base in 1 codon), with product PNGTPVSLHGGSPFICSDSGNGCTWSSQLKVHQQVHTGTRPLTCSVCEKGFSLSSHLWTHQSVYIGQRLVICGICGEEFTQSTNLMAHQRVHTRERPFTCSDCGKGFTQSSQLLRHQSVHTGDRPFNCSACGKGFTSAYKLLRHQSVHTGERPFTCSECGKGFTSSYQLLRHQSVHTGEWPFTCSDCGKRFTELSRLKIHQRVHTGERPFNCSDCGKGFAQSSQLKVHQRIHTGERPFTCSDCGKGFTSSSLLKVHQQVHTGEKRSQCSDCGNAFTSSAHLLRHQSVHTGERPFTCSDCGKGFTLSYKLLKHRSVHTGEWPFSCSVCRKGFTDLPQLKVHQRVHTRERPFTCSNCGKGFAQSSQLKVHQRIHTGEKPFTCSDCGKGFTQLSQLKAHQGVHTGEWPITCSDCGKGFASSSHLKVHQRIHTGERPFTCSDCGKGFTSSSHLKVHQRIHTGERPFTCSNCGKGFTQSSILKAHQRLHTG from the exons ccCAATGGCACGCCCGTTAGTTTACATGGGGGGagcccattcatctgctcagacagtgggaatggatgcacttggtcatctcaactgaaggtacatcagcaagttcacactgggacaaggccattaacctgttctgtgtgtgagaagggattcagtctgTCATCCCACCTTTGGACACACCAATCAGTTTAcattgggcagaggctggtcatctgtggaatttgtggggaagaattCACTCAGTCAActaacctaatggctcaccagcgagttcacactcgggagcggccgttcacctgctcagactgtgggaaaggattcactcagtcatctcagttactgagacaccagtcagttcacactggggacaggCCATTTAACTGCTCAgcctgcgggaagggattcacttccgCATATAagttactgagacaccagtcagttcacactggggagaggccattcacctgctcagaatgcgggaagggattcacatcaTCATATCagttactgagacaccagtcagttcacaccggagagtggccgttcacctgctcagactgtgggaagcgattcactgaaTTATCTcgactgaagatacatcagcgagttcacaccggagagaggccattcaactgctcagactgtgggaagggattcgctcagtcatctcaactgaaggtacatcagcgaattcacactggggagaggccattcacctgctcggactgtgggaagggattcacttcatcatctctactgaaggtacatcaacaagttcacactggggagaag cgttcacagtGCTCAGACTGTGGCAATGCATTCACTTCTTCAGCTCacttactgagacaccagtcagttcacactggggagaggccattcacctgctcagactgtgggaaaggattcactttgtcatataagttactgaaacaccggtcagttcacaccggagagtggccgttctcctgctcagtctgcaggaagggattcactgatttaCCTCAACTtaaagtacatcagcgagttcacaccagagagaggccattcacctgctcaaactgtgggaagggattcgctcagtcatctcaactgaaggtacatcagcgaattcacactggagagaagccgttcacctgctcagactgtgggaaaggattcactcagttatctcaACTGAAGGCACACCAGGgagttcacaccggagagtggccaatcacctgctcagactgtgggaagggattcgcttcgtcatcccatctgaaggtacatcagcgaattcacactggagagaggccgttcacctgctcagactgtgggaagggattcacttcgtcatcccatctgaaggtacatcagcgaattcacactggggagaggccgttcacctgctcaaactgtgggaaaggattcactcagtcatccatcctaaaggcacaccagcgacttcacactgggtag